A single Sulfurimonas aquatica DNA region contains:
- the zntB gene encoding zinc transporter ZntB, with product MDNSSGLVFAFILDGKGGGKSIDFDGVKKWNPSEGKLWIHLDYTEDDAQEWIKNDSLIDPVIAESLTTEETRPRSFVHKGGMLLILRGVNLNPGADPEDMVSIRLWIDTNRIVTLRHRRVMAIDDLYQAVKSGDAPSGPGAFLEDLSDRLIMRMGTIISDIDDSVDELQDEVLMEQSYDLRRKIADIRRSAISLRRYLAPQRDVMVRLHSEKVDWLSEMERMRLREIADRTMRYVEDLDSVRDRATVTQEELNNRLAEQMNKTMYVLSIVAGIFLPLGLLTGLLGINVGGIPGTESKWAFVIFCFILIAIATGQIWFFKRKKWM from the coding sequence ATGGACAACAGTAGCGGGCTTGTATTTGCTTTCATATTAGATGGGAAAGGTGGTGGAAAGAGCATTGATTTTGATGGTGTAAAGAAATGGAATCCTAGCGAGGGTAAACTTTGGATTCATCTGGATTATACTGAAGACGACGCTCAGGAGTGGATTAAAAATGACAGTTTGATTGACCCTGTTATTGCCGAATCATTGACGACTGAGGAGACCCGTCCAAGATCTTTCGTACACAAAGGGGGAATGCTATTGATTTTGCGTGGCGTCAATCTTAATCCGGGTGCAGACCCAGAAGATATGGTGTCAATCAGGCTTTGGATAGACACCAATCGCATTGTGACGTTGCGACATCGCCGAGTTATGGCAATTGACGATCTTTATCAAGCTGTAAAATCAGGAGATGCTCCTTCAGGACCAGGTGCATTCCTAGAAGACCTGTCCGACCGTCTGATCATGCGTATGGGCACTATCATCTCCGATATTGATGACTCCGTTGATGAACTCCAAGATGAAGTGCTCATGGAACAGAGTTATGATCTTAGACGAAAAATCGCAGACATTCGTCGCTCAGCAATCTCTTTACGCCGCTATCTCGCTCCCCAGCGAGATGTGATGGTTAGGCTACATAGCGAGAAAGTTGATTGGCTAAGCGAGATGGAACGTATGCGTTTAAGAGAAATTGCCGACCGTACTATGCGCTATGTTGAAGATCTTGATTCTGTACGAGATCGAGCAACCGTTACGCAAGAAGAACTCAACAACCGTTTAGCTGAGCAAATGAACAAGACAATGTACGTATTGTCCATCGTGGCAGGTATTTTCCTTCCTCTTGGCCTTTTAACAGGTCTACTTGGTATTAATGTGGGTGGTATCCCTGGTACAGAAAGTAAATGGGCGTTTGTCATTTTCTGCTTCATTTTAATTGCAATAGCCACTGGACAGATATGGTTTTTTAAACGAAAGAAGTGGATGTAA
- a CDS encoding YiiD C-terminal domain-containing protein, whose product MEKNTQMKATDIPFVNHIGIKDENDELSLEYKDNVLNHIKTIHASAQFTLAETQSGLHLQKLFPSLEGKVLPLLRDAQIKYKKPAHEKIVAISSTNEEAVEKFKAQFEKKGRGSLQIDVEVKDINGVLTSQASFIWFVQAL is encoded by the coding sequence ATGGAAAAAAATACTCAGATGAAAGCAACAGATATCCCATTCGTAAATCACATTGGTATTAAAGATGAAAACGATGAGCTTTCATTAGAGTACAAGGATAATGTACTAAACCACATAAAAACGATTCATGCAAGTGCTCAGTTCACACTAGCAGAGACACAAAGCGGTCTTCACCTTCAGAAGCTTTTTCCTAGCCTTGAAGGAAAAGTTTTACCTCTCTTAAGAGATGCTCAGATAAAGTACAAAAAACCTGCTCATGAGAAGATAGTTGCCATTTCATCCACAAATGAAGAAGCCGTTGAAAAGTTCAAAGCGCAGTTTGAGAAAAAAGGTAGAGGCTCGCTTCAGATTGATGTTGAAGTCAAAGATATAAATGGTGTGCTGACTTCTCAAGCATCTTTCATTTGGTTTGTTCAAGCACTCTAG
- a CDS encoding acyl-[acyl-carrier-protein] thioesterase produces the protein MKNYFDKEFELRYFEMDKSGCASSITMLTLLQETAADHCASIGHDLFSLMSQNLGWVLLSGIMKMDRYPKYKEKIVIRTWLSKYQSIRGIRENVIYDADYNVIGRAKGLWLFFDIEKRRPTKILNDFKEQWSFCEEVSIEHDISSKIDAISSANYMKKFKVNIYDTDTNKHVNNIRYLQWLVESVPEEITDNYYLHSIDGRFLKEAEYGDVIVSLTNKGEDENSFVHAIHVEGEERTCATAKTVWKKILR, from the coding sequence ATGAAAAATTACTTTGACAAAGAGTTTGAACTAAGGTATTTTGAAATGGATAAGTCAGGTTGTGCTTCATCTATTACCATGCTAACGCTACTCCAAGAAACAGCGGCTGATCATTGTGCGAGTATAGGACATGACCTCTTTTCTCTTATGTCTCAAAACCTTGGTTGGGTACTGCTCTCTGGCATTATGAAGATGGATAGATACCCTAAGTACAAAGAAAAGATTGTCATAAGGACATGGTTATCCAAGTATCAATCCATTAGAGGCATTAGAGAAAACGTCATATACGATGCAGATTACAATGTTATCGGCAGAGCAAAAGGTTTATGGCTCTTTTTTGACATAGAAAAGAGAAGACCTACAAAGATACTAAATGACTTTAAAGAACAGTGGTCATTTTGTGAAGAAGTATCTATAGAGCATGACATATCGTCTAAGATAGATGCGATTAGCTCTGCAAACTATATGAAAAAATTCAAAGTGAACATATACGACACAGACACAAACAAACACGTTAACAATATTCGATATTTACAATGGCTAGTCGAATCAGTCCCTGAAGAAATCACAGACAACTACTATCTACACTCCATAGATGGGCGTTTTCTAAAAGAAGCGGAGTATGGCGATGTCATCGTTTCATTAACAAACAAAGGCGAGGATGAGAACTCTTTTGTGCACGCCATCCATGTTGAGGGTGAAGAGAGAACTTGTGCTACAGCAAAAACAGTATGGAAAAAAATACTCAGATGA